A single Streptomyces sp. Edi2 DNA region contains:
- a CDS encoding DUF5914 domain-containing protein: protein MTRQTRRPPRLPLRLRPRPVPWEAQRPTWRDAQPARLADAVKAALARPSGNWFVLGAAGDIGVHRAFGRTVAGVEVVAWRDAAGRLMAGPGACPHLGAPLDQSPVHCGILRCRWHGLALDGAPFAGWEPFPAYDDGLLAWVRLDEAGGELPLPEPVLPARPGTAGAVTAVHTVTGRCDPEDVVANRLDPWHGAWFHPYSFVDLTVAGTPSDSGGEGTEGIAVEVSFKVAGRAVVPVTALFTAPEPRTVVMQIVAGEGRDSVVETHATPLGPDDRGHPRTAVTEAIVATSRRPGFALARAAAPALRPLLRAGSRRLWRDDLAYAERRWQLRSSGRLPG from the coding sequence ATGACCCGACAGACCCGCCGGCCTCCGCGGCTTCCGCTCCGGCTCCGGCCGAGGCCCGTGCCGTGGGAAGCGCAGCGTCCGACCTGGCGCGACGCACAGCCCGCGCGCCTCGCCGACGCCGTCAAGGCCGCCCTCGCCCGCCCGTCCGGCAATTGGTTCGTCCTCGGCGCGGCCGGCGACATCGGCGTCCACCGGGCCTTCGGCCGCACCGTCGCCGGTGTCGAGGTCGTCGCCTGGCGTGACGCGGCCGGCCGGCTGATGGCCGGGCCAGGGGCCTGTCCGCACCTCGGTGCGCCGCTGGACCAGAGCCCCGTGCACTGCGGCATCCTCCGCTGCCGTTGGCACGGACTCGCCCTGGACGGCGCCCCGTTCGCGGGCTGGGAGCCGTTCCCCGCGTACGACGACGGGCTGCTGGCCTGGGTACGCCTCGACGAGGCCGGCGGTGAGCTGCCGCTGCCCGAGCCGGTCCTGCCCGCACGGCCGGGGACGGCGGGTGCCGTCACCGCGGTGCACACCGTCACCGGACGGTGCGATCCGGAGGACGTGGTCGCCAACCGTCTCGACCCGTGGCACGGCGCCTGGTTCCACCCCTACTCCTTCGTCGACCTCACCGTGGCCGGCACCCCCTCGGACAGCGGCGGGGAGGGGACGGAGGGCATCGCCGTCGAGGTCTCCTTCAAGGTCGCCGGGCGTGCCGTGGTGCCGGTCACCGCCCTCTTCACCGCCCCCGAGCCGCGCACCGTGGTGATGCAGATTGTGGCCGGCGAGGGCCGGGACTCCGTGGTGGAGACCCACGCCACCCCGCTGGGTCCGGACGACCGGGGGCACCCGCGCACCGCGGTCACCGAGGCGATCGTCGCCACGTCCCGGCGCCCCGGATTCGCCCTCGCGCGCGCGGCCGCGCCCGCCCTGCGCCCGCTGCTGCGCGCCGGTTCGCGACGGCTGTGGCGGGACGATCTGGCCTACGCCGAGCGCCGCTGGCAACTGCGCAGCAGCGGACGCTTGCCGGGCTGA